A genomic window from Sanguibacter antarcticus includes:
- a CDS encoding diacylglycerol/lipid kinase family protein, giving the protein MSEPATAPNRVAAVVYNPVKVDLDALREIVAREEQAAGWDTSVWFETSVDDPGQGATRDALDAGADMILAAGGDGTVRAVAEAIGDSQTPLALLPSGTGNLLARNLELTLEDLDRSVHDAFTGTDRRVDVATIEITRPDSTVARHSYVVMAGVGLDASMLQNTDDDLKKKVGWLAYVGAAVTSLKGRNHVRLQMSVDGAEPESVKAHTVIVGNCGSLQANVRLLPDAALDDGLLDVVVMRPENLVGWIQVLTKIVWENGVLSRTPFGRRFRTKDVRALEYVRGSTITVELSEPEQIELDGDGFGEATAFTTWVDHEHLVVRVPMAGPSGR; this is encoded by the coding sequence ATGTCTGAACCGGCCACCGCCCCGAACCGTGTCGCGGCCGTCGTGTACAACCCCGTCAAGGTCGACCTCGACGCGCTCCGGGAGATCGTCGCCCGCGAGGAGCAGGCAGCGGGCTGGGACACGTCCGTGTGGTTCGAGACGAGCGTCGACGACCCCGGGCAGGGGGCCACGCGGGACGCGCTCGACGCCGGTGCGGACATGATCCTCGCGGCCGGCGGCGACGGGACCGTGCGGGCCGTCGCCGAGGCGATCGGCGACAGCCAGACCCCGCTCGCGCTCCTGCCGTCCGGGACGGGCAACCTCCTCGCACGCAACCTCGAGCTCACGCTCGAGGACCTCGACCGCTCCGTGCACGACGCGTTCACCGGGACGGACCGTCGGGTCGACGTCGCGACGATCGAGATCACCCGTCCCGACTCGACAGTCGCACGCCACTCCTACGTCGTCATGGCAGGTGTCGGTCTCGACGCCTCGATGCTCCAGAACACCGACGACGACCTCAAGAAGAAGGTCGGCTGGCTCGCCTACGTCGGCGCCGCCGTCACGTCCCTCAAGGGCCGCAACCACGTCAGGCTCCAGATGTCCGTCGACGGCGCCGAGCCCGAGTCCGTCAAGGCGCACACCGTCATCGTCGGCAACTGCGGCTCGCTCCAGGCCAACGTCCGCCTCCTGCCCGATGCGGCGCTCGACGACGGCCTCCTCGACGTCGTCGTCATGCGCCCAGAGAACCTCGTCGGGTGGATCCAGGTCCTCACGAAGATCGTCTGGGAGAACGGCGTCCTCAGCCGGACCCCGTTCGGCCGCAGGTTCCGGACCAAGGACGTGCGCGCCCTCGAGTACGTCCGCGGATCCACGATCACGGTCGAGCTGAGCGAGCCGGAACAGATCGAGCTCGACGGCGACGGCTTCGGCGAGGCGACCGCGTTCACGACATGGGTCGACCACGAGCACCTCGTCGTGCGCGTGCCCATGGCCGGGCCGTCAGGACGCTAG
- a CDS encoding NAD(P)/FAD-dependent oxidoreductase codes for MVPRRQHDVVIVGGGNAGLSLAGRLVRDGAKDVVVIEPERVHHYRPMLSYVAGGEATLDQLRRPQERVTPRGVRWHAGTVVAVDPERSVVRLAGGESIGYTDLVLCPGSQVDWDAIPGSEAAVRTPHAATSYLPDSAVDTWSMLSSLTSGRAVFVVGGQHVPCAPVALKPLFLAAEHWRREGVREQIEIDLLVEGDRLVDHARADRRLRDAAAEQGVRVRFGATVASVDAAARTLEVRARRDGTAAAVAPTTVTYDALYLAPPHRAPAWIAESGLACTADGGFLSVDPQTLQHVEHPNVWGLGDVAEVDALPSGGALRRQVPVVASNISARRTGAPMKRYDGYSIAPVAVSRRRLLLAEFDRAGRNQPSVPFPDLVRPRLSTWAFDRYLEPHIYFRQLLQGKVS; via the coding sequence ATGGTTCCCCGCAGACAGCACGACGTCGTCATCGTCGGGGGCGGCAACGCAGGCCTCTCGCTCGCGGGACGGCTCGTCCGGGACGGGGCGAAGGACGTCGTCGTCATCGAGCCCGAGCGCGTCCACCACTACCGACCGATGCTCTCCTACGTCGCAGGAGGCGAGGCGACGCTCGACCAGCTCCGACGTCCGCAGGAGCGCGTCACGCCCAGAGGGGTCCGCTGGCACGCGGGCACGGTCGTCGCGGTGGACCCCGAGCGCTCTGTCGTGCGGCTGGCTGGTGGCGAGTCGATCGGGTACACCGACCTCGTGCTGTGCCCCGGCTCGCAGGTCGACTGGGACGCGATCCCTGGTTCCGAGGCCGCCGTCCGGACGCCGCACGCCGCGACGAGCTACCTGCCCGACTCGGCGGTCGACACCTGGAGCATGCTCTCCTCCCTCACCTCAGGCCGAGCCGTGTTCGTCGTCGGAGGCCAGCACGTGCCGTGCGCGCCGGTCGCTCTCAAGCCGCTGTTCCTGGCGGCCGAGCACTGGCGGCGCGAAGGGGTCCGCGAGCAGATCGAGATCGACCTCCTCGTCGAGGGTGATCGTCTCGTGGACCATGCACGCGCCGACCGCAGGCTGCGCGACGCTGCTGCCGAGCAGGGCGTCCGCGTCCGGTTCGGAGCGACGGTGGCCTCGGTCGACGCCGCCGCGCGGACGCTCGAGGTCCGGGCACGGCGCGACGGGACGGCTGCAGCGGTCGCGCCGACCACGGTGACGTACGACGCGCTGTACCTCGCGCCACCTCACCGCGCGCCGGCGTGGATCGCCGAGAGCGGGCTCGCGTGCACCGCCGACGGCGGCTTTCTCAGCGTCGACCCGCAGACGCTCCAGCACGTCGAGCACCCGAACGTCTGGGGCCTGGGGGACGTCGCCGAGGTCGACGCGCTGCCGTCCGGAGGTGCACTGCGCCGCCAGGTCCCGGTCGTCGCGAGCAACATCTCGGCACGCCGCACGGGCGCCCCCATGAAGCGCTATGACGGCTACTCGATCGCTCCGGTGGCCGTCTCCCGTCGCCGCCTGCTGCTCGCCGAGTTCGACCGTGCTGGGCGCAACCAGCCGTCCGTGCCGTTCCCCGACCTCGTTCGTCCTCGCCTGAGCACGTGGGCGTTCGACCGCTACCTCGAGCCGCACATCTACTTCCGTCAGCTGCTCCAGGGCAAGGTGTCCTGA
- a CDS encoding asparaginase, with translation MLSSPPLRRVRLITLGGTISSEPAGPGPETTGRGSSEGLSDGPAGVVPRSGAGLFQQEIQHWVPGVELVPLELRMVPSPSLTMADLLALHAAIAGFGDDVDGVVVSQGTDTIEETAFVLDVLGAAARVPVVVTGAMRDRTTPGADGAANLVAAALVAASPDARGAGVLVQIADRTHAARWVTKRSTFRVDGFSSEPFGPVGAVVEGVVHLGGVPRPRPALPVPTGEAPRVAVVVAGLGDDLALLPGLADAGYDGVVIAGAGGGHVAASAVENVAATVARIPVVMCSRVGSGPALTQTYGYPGGEIDLARVGTVPGGGLSAPKARMLLMLLVASGATPDEVRDGIVRYGRD, from the coding sequence ATGCTCTCGTCTCCTCCTCTCCGGCGCGTCCGGCTCATCACGCTCGGCGGAACCATCAGCTCCGAGCCCGCAGGCCCCGGCCCCGAGACGACCGGTCGCGGCTCGTCTGAGGGCCTGTCCGACGGGCCGGCCGGCGTCGTCCCCCGCAGCGGCGCAGGGCTCTTCCAGCAGGAGATCCAGCACTGGGTGCCGGGCGTCGAGCTGGTGCCGCTCGAGCTGCGCATGGTCCCGTCGCCCTCCCTGACCATGGCTGACCTGCTCGCGCTGCACGCCGCCATCGCCGGCTTCGGCGACGACGTCGACGGGGTGGTCGTCTCTCAGGGGACGGACACCATCGAGGAGACGGCGTTCGTCCTCGACGTCCTCGGCGCGGCAGCCCGCGTGCCCGTCGTCGTCACGGGTGCGATGCGGGACCGGACCACGCCCGGGGCCGACGGCGCCGCCAACCTCGTGGCCGCCGCGCTCGTCGCCGCGTCGCCGGACGCCCGCGGCGCGGGCGTCCTCGTCCAGATCGCCGACCGGACCCACGCCGCCCGCTGGGTGACCAAGCGCAGCACCTTCCGGGTCGATGGCTTCTCCTCCGAGCCCTTCGGCCCGGTCGGCGCCGTCGTCGAAGGGGTCGTCCACCTCGGGGGCGTCCCCCGCCCTCGCCCTGCGCTGCCCGTTCCGACCGGCGAGGCGCCACGGGTCGCGGTCGTCGTCGCAGGCCTGGGCGACGACCTCGCGCTCCTGCCCGGCCTCGCCGACGCCGGGTACGACGGCGTCGTGATCGCCGGCGCCGGAGGCGGCCACGTCGCCGCCAGCGCGGTCGAGAACGTCGCCGCGACGGTCGCCCGGATCCCCGTGGTGATGTGCAGCAGGGTCGGTTCCGGGCCTGCGCTGACCCAGACGTACGGGTACCCCGGAGGCGAGATCGACCTCGCACGCGTCGGCACCGTCCCAGGTGGTGGTCTCTCCGCTCCCAAGGCGCGGATGCTCCTCATGCTCCTCGTCGCGTCCGGCGCAACACCCGACGAGGTCCGCGACGGCATCGTCCGGTACGGCCGGGACTAG
- a CDS encoding ATP-binding protein: protein MQRWELDSVHALAGLRSSLHEVITGEAEMPAEDLTETPARIVLVASELATNALRHATAPRTVRLFARDHELLLDVVDHDPATPPVVSGGRPLGEGGFGLRLAQRLASQVGWYSRGTAKHVWASFPVTDHETVACGPRALDGMRLGPRSQAVA from the coding sequence GTGCAACGGTGGGAGCTCGACTCTGTGCACGCGCTCGCAGGACTTCGATCGTCGCTGCACGAGGTGATCACCGGTGAGGCCGAGATGCCCGCCGAGGACCTCACCGAGACGCCTGCTCGGATCGTCCTCGTCGCCAGCGAGCTCGCGACCAACGCCTTGCGCCACGCCACGGCGCCGCGTACCGTCCGGCTCTTCGCACGTGACCACGAGCTGCTCCTCGACGTCGTCGACCACGACCCGGCGACACCGCCGGTCGTCTCAGGCGGGCGCCCTCTCGGAGAAGGCGGGTTCGGTCTCAGGCTCGCTCAACGTCTCGCGTCGCAGGTCGGCTGGTACTCGCGCGGCACCGCCAAGCACGTCTGGGCATCCTTCCCCGTCACCGACCACGAGACCGTCGCGTGCGGCCCCCGCGCGCTCGACGGGATGCGGCTCGGACCGCGGTCGCAGGCGGTCGCTTGA